A window of Apium graveolens cultivar Ventura chromosome 8, ASM990537v1, whole genome shotgun sequence contains these coding sequences:
- the LOC141679309 gene encoding uncharacterized protein LOC141679309: protein MPMVLWSYNTTPRSTTRETPFLLTYRYEAMVPLEVGAGSLWRDLFVEENAEINQRLHLDLLDETRTNSQLKLAAYQQRIARYFNKKVKSVPFKVGDLVLRKVMSNTKIAQHGVLGANWEGPYKVKAILWKGTYRLKDLDGKPIPRAWNMEHLQKYYQ, encoded by the coding sequence ATGCCCATGGTCCTCTGGTCTTACAACACAACTCCCAGATCGACTACAAGAGAAACCCCATTTCTGCTGACTTATAGGTATGAGGCCATGGTTCCCTTGGAGGtaggagccggatccctctggaGAGACTTGTTTGTTGAGGAAAATGCAGAAATTAACCAGAGACTTCACTTGGATTTGTTAGATGAAACCCGAACAAACTCTCAATTGAAGCTTGCTGCATATCAACAGAGAATCGCAAGGTACTTTAATAAAAAGGTAAAATCCGTGCCGTTCAAGGTTGGAGATCTTGTGTTACGAAAGGTTATGTCTAACACCAAGATAGCTCAGCACGGGgtgcttggagctaattgggagGGACCGTACAAGGTCAAAGCTATACTCTGGAAGGGAACCTATCGCTTGAAAGATCTGGATGGCAAACCTATTCCTCGAGCATGGAATATGGAGCATTTACAaaagtattatcagtag
- the LOC141679310 gene encoding uncharacterized protein LOC141679310 encodes MPMVLWSYNTTPRSTTRETPFLLTYRYEAMVPLEVGAGSLWRDLFVEENAEINQRLHLDLLDETRTNSQLKLAAYQQRIARYFNKKVKSVPFKVGDLVLRKVMSNTKIAQHGVLGANWEGPYKVKAILWKGTYRLKDLDGKPIPRAWNTEHLQKYYQ; translated from the coding sequence ATGCCCATGGTCCTCTGGTCTTACAACACAACTCCCAGATCGACTACAAGAGAAACCCCATTTCTGCTGACTTATAGGTATGAGGCCATGGTTCCCTTGGAGGtaggagccggatccctctggaGAGACTTGTTTGTTGAGGAAAATGCAGAAATTAACCAGAGACTTCACTTGGATTTGTTAGATGAAACCCGAACAAACTCTCAATTGAAGCTTGCTGCATATCAACAGAGAATCGCAAGGTACTTTAATAAAAAGGTAAAATCCGTGCCGTTCAAGGTTGGAGATCTTGTGTTACGAAAGGTTATGTCTAACACCAAGATAGCTCAGCACGGGgtgcttggagctaattgggagGGACCGTACAAGGTCAAAGCTATACTCTGGAAGGGAACCTATCGCTTGAAAGATCTGGATGGCAAACCTATTCCTCGAGCATGGAATACGGAGCATTTACAaaagtattatcagtag